In one window of Opitutus sp. GAS368 DNA:
- a CDS encoding STAS-like domain-containing protein, with the protein MKHELFLATDFGPQLADGEAASCYRLARVEPYLSLCEQVVLDFTGVRSANSSFVNALVAGIVEQHGQDVLHKVAFKGCNPVVRVLVEAAIALGLRKVDGRVDA; encoded by the coding sequence ATGAAACACGAACTGTTCCTCGCGACCGACTTCGGCCCGCAGCTCGCTGATGGCGAAGCAGCGAGCTGTTATCGCTTGGCGCGGGTCGAGCCCTATCTCAGCCTATGTGAGCAGGTCGTGCTTGATTTTACCGGCGTGCGGAGTGCTAACAGTTCATTCGTTAACGCTTTGGTTGCCGGTATTGTCGAACAGCACGGCCAAGACGTGTTGCACAAGGTTGCCTTTAAGGGATGCAACCCTGTCGTCCGAGTGTTGGTAGAAGCCGCCATTGCTTTGGGGCTTCGCAAAGTTGACGGTCGGGTTGACGCCTGA
- a CDS encoding ImmA/IrrE family metallo-endopeptidase, with translation MATLTRPQIVKAIDRALRCRLKAGYEAIEPVCVFDLATKLKVEVRFVAGNSFGGMYAKDFEKILIPTKRPPGRQAFTCAHELGHWAFGHGTRVELIEELDKGGSDDPDERMANVFASHLLMPDWAVEDAFRRRSLVPARCEALDCYRIANQLGIGYETLVQHLRYGVKLIKDDRAERLLKTSPKEIRTNVLGTPDPRHLIIADQYWWRVPIDLTVGDALILPVGFQADGAVLQQIGITFHGTWFEAVRPGYCRVFSEDHGWSSFVRVARKDYVGRSKFRFLEDPDVNEPA, from the coding sequence ATGGCCACCCTGACTCGCCCCCAAATAGTTAAAGCAATCGATCGTGCGCTCCGTTGCCGGCTGAAGGCCGGCTACGAGGCGATTGAACCGGTTTGCGTCTTCGACCTAGCCACCAAACTGAAGGTCGAGGTGCGCTTCGTGGCGGGCAACAGCTTCGGTGGAATGTATGCGAAAGACTTTGAAAAAATCCTGATTCCCACCAAGCGCCCGCCGGGACGGCAGGCGTTTACCTGCGCGCATGAACTTGGGCATTGGGCGTTCGGTCATGGCACCCGAGTCGAACTCATCGAGGAACTCGACAAAGGCGGATCGGACGATCCCGACGAGCGGATGGCCAATGTGTTCGCCTCACACCTGCTGATGCCCGACTGGGCGGTTGAAGATGCCTTCCGACGGCGCAGCCTGGTGCCGGCACGTTGCGAAGCGCTGGACTGCTACCGCATCGCGAACCAACTGGGGATCGGATACGAGACCCTAGTGCAGCACCTCCGCTACGGTGTAAAGCTGATCAAGGACGACCGGGCCGAGCGTTTGCTTAAGACCAGCCCCAAGGAAATCCGCACCAATGTCCTTGGCACCCCAGACCCACGGCACCTCATCATCGCCGACCAATATTGGTGGCGCGTGCCGATCGATCTGACCGTGGGCGACGCGCTGATTTTGCCGGTGGGCTTCCAAGCCGACGGCGCCGTCTTGCAGCAGATCGGCATTACCTTTCATGGCACGTGGTTCGAGGCGGTCCGGCCGGGTTACTGTCGCGTGTTCTCTGAAGACCACGGCTGGTCCAGTTTCGTGCGGGTGGCCCGCAAAGATTATGTGGGGCGCAGCAAATTCAGATTTTTGGAGGATCCCGATGTCAACGAACCGGCCTGA
- a CDS encoding efflux RND transporter periplasmic adaptor subunit, translating to MNIPSRLLRWLIPLAPLPVLLLAAGCSKNAATAGAAPAVPVQVAKAVRQDVPRRIESIGNVQALRSVTVKSQVDGIIAQVNFKEGDDVRAGDLLVTLDRRPFENGLLAARADLANARAMAGQAQADLDRYQRLNDQAAISKEEYVQYATKAETSRAQVQAREAAVANAELQLGYTEIRATFAGRAGQLLLHEGALVKANDINTSIVTINQLAPIAVAYTVPETALAAIRTAQAEKRAGISITERTTHLVRTDGRLDFIDNTVDATTGTITLKALFDNADHALWPGQFVHVMTEVDIDRGVVVVPTTAVQNSQEGSTLFVVKDDKTVELRQVKVARTDGDHTLLAEGVRDGETVVTDGQLRLLPGVKVEFATLGAAAPAPAAATED from the coding sequence ATGAACATCCCCTCCCGTCTGCTTCGTTGGTTGATCCCCCTCGCGCCGTTGCCCGTGCTCCTGCTGGCCGCCGGTTGCAGCAAGAATGCCGCGACCGCGGGCGCCGCACCCGCCGTGCCGGTGCAGGTGGCGAAAGCCGTGCGGCAGGACGTGCCCCGGCGCATCGAGTCCATCGGCAATGTGCAGGCCCTGCGCAGCGTGACCGTGAAGTCGCAGGTCGACGGGATCATTGCCCAGGTCAACTTCAAGGAGGGCGATGACGTGCGGGCGGGCGACCTGCTGGTCACGCTCGACCGCCGGCCGTTCGAGAACGGGCTGCTCGCGGCCCGGGCCGACCTCGCCAACGCCCGCGCCATGGCCGGGCAGGCCCAGGCCGATCTCGATCGCTACCAGCGCTTGAACGACCAGGCCGCGATCTCGAAGGAGGAATACGTCCAGTATGCCACCAAGGCCGAGACCTCCAGGGCGCAGGTGCAGGCCAGGGAGGCGGCGGTCGCCAACGCGGAGCTGCAGCTCGGTTACACCGAGATCCGGGCAACGTTCGCGGGCCGCGCGGGCCAGCTGCTCCTGCACGAGGGCGCGCTGGTGAAGGCCAACGACATCAACACCTCCATCGTCACCATCAACCAGCTGGCGCCGATCGCCGTGGCCTACACCGTGCCGGAAACCGCCCTGGCGGCCATCCGGACCGCGCAGGCGGAAAAGCGGGCCGGCATCAGCATCACCGAGCGCACCACCCATCTCGTGCGCACGGACGGCCGGCTCGATTTCATCGACAACACGGTCGATGCCACCACCGGCACCATCACCCTCAAGGCGCTCTTCGACAACGCCGATCACGCGCTCTGGCCCGGCCAGTTCGTGCATGTGATGACCGAGGTGGACATTGACCGCGGGGTCGTGGTCGTGCCCACCACCGCCGTGCAGAACAGCCAGGAAGGCTCGACCCTGTTCGTGGTGAAGGACGACAAGACCGTCGAGCTCCGCCAGGTGAAGGTGGCGCGCACCGACGGCGACCACACGTTGCTGGCGGAAGGGGTGCGGGACGGCGAGACGGTGGTCACCGACGGCCAGCTCCGGCTTCTGCCGGGCGTGAAGGTGGAATTCGCCACGCTGGGTGCCGCCGCGCCGGCCCCGGCGGCGGCAACCGAGGACTGA
- a CDS encoding helix-turn-helix transcriptional regulator codes for MSDLETRRTEIADRLRAAREQAGLSQGQVATLLKLQRPAVSEIEAGRRRVTAEEIAQLAEIFDVNVEWIISGTATMADPKVELAARELGKLKSDDLDMVLKLLRTMKRK; via the coding sequence ATGAGTGACCTCGAAACTCGTCGCACCGAGATCGCTGATCGCCTTCGCGCGGCCCGAGAGCAGGCCGGCTTGTCCCAAGGTCAGGTCGCAACCCTGCTGAAGCTGCAGCGACCTGCTGTCTCGGAAATCGAAGCTGGTCGCCGTCGCGTAACTGCCGAAGAAATCGCGCAGTTGGCCGAAATCTTCGATGTCAATGTCGAGTGGATAATTTCAGGCACCGCCACGATGGCGGACCCAAAAGTTGAACTGGCAGCCAGAGAGTTAGGGAAGCTCAAGTCCGATGATTTGGACATGGTTCTCAAGCTCCTACGAACCATGAAGAGAAAGTGA
- a CDS encoding TRIC cation channel family protein produces the protein MPASEFHLPAVFDLCATFAFALTGALAAIKRGYDIVGVFFLALASGIGGGLIRDGVFITGTGPTPLLADPRYIHVVVGATIFGALFGGRVKHLHRLIAVLDALGLGAYAAFGTQKALAYDLAVPAAILVGVINAAGGGLLRDIITREEPLVFKPGQFYVLTALGGSVAFVFLTIYLNMPATKAALWAIAITFTFRALTIAFNWRTTSVAPLVEPEK, from the coding sequence ATGCCCGCGAGTGAATTTCATCTACCGGCCGTCTTCGACCTGTGCGCAACGTTCGCTTTTGCGCTCACTGGGGCGCTGGCTGCGATCAAGCGAGGTTACGACATCGTCGGCGTCTTCTTCCTGGCGCTGGCTTCTGGTATTGGCGGAGGACTGATCCGTGATGGTGTTTTTATCACCGGAACCGGACCAACTCCACTCCTCGCCGATCCGCGCTACATTCATGTCGTTGTCGGGGCTACCATCTTTGGCGCCCTTTTCGGAGGTCGAGTAAAGCATCTGCACCGACTCATTGCTGTGCTCGATGCCTTGGGCCTTGGCGCCTATGCGGCCTTCGGCACGCAAAAGGCGTTGGCCTACGATCTTGCCGTTCCGGCCGCCATTCTGGTTGGCGTCATCAATGCCGCCGGCGGCGGCCTGCTCCGCGATATCATCACCCGTGAGGAACCCCTAGTATTCAAGCCGGGCCAGTTTTACGTTTTGACCGCACTAGGCGGTTCGGTCGCGTTCGTGTTTCTGACCATTTATCTGAATATGCCGGCGACTAAGGCTGCGCTTTGGGCGATTGCGATCACGTTCACTTTCCGTGCGCTGACTATTGCCTTCAACTGGCGCACAACCTCGGTCGCTCCGCTAGTGGAACCCGAGAAATAA
- a CDS encoding DUF3016 domain-containing protein codes for MNLTRLIRCTLLLGLSAAGALFAAESKPASRVTVVFSHPEKFTDLRDNASDSDNERGRARYLPPIEEYLEQQGESRLAPGQKLTITFTDIDLAGDFEPWRGPQFNDVRIIKEIYIPRLTFSFKLTDANGQVIKEGERKLQDMSFQMRIDGIRDDPLRYEKGMLGDWLRDEFRPAVAKN; via the coding sequence ATGAACCTTACCCGCCTCATCCGTTGCACGCTCCTGCTCGGCTTGTCCGCCGCCGGAGCGCTGTTTGCCGCCGAGTCCAAGCCCGCCAGCCGGGTCACCGTGGTCTTCTCCCACCCCGAAAAATTCACCGACCTCCGCGACAACGCGTCGGACTCCGACAATGAGCGCGGCCGCGCGCGCTACCTGCCGCCGATTGAGGAATACCTGGAGCAGCAGGGTGAAAGCCGGCTCGCCCCAGGACAGAAGCTCACCATCACCTTCACGGACATCGACCTCGCCGGCGACTTCGAGCCGTGGCGCGGGCCGCAGTTCAACGACGTCCGCATCATCAAGGAAATCTACATTCCGCGCCTGACCTTCAGTTTCAAGCTGACCGATGCAAACGGCCAGGTGATCAAGGAAGGCGAACGCAAGCTGCAGGACATGTCCTTCCAAATGCGGATTGACGGTATCCGCGACGACCCGCTCCGCTACGAGAAGGGCATGCTGGGCGACTGGCTGCGCGACGAGTTCCGGCCCGCCGTCGCGAAGAACTGA
- a CDS encoding nucleotide kinase domain-containing protein: protein MPTTARRNLASFTPPRPNILVHLSPAKPTVVYDTYWKFSTERQRIFFARIAGQPAPWTDDPVLQAHKFTNAYRASDRVSQYLIRSVIYRGDQDPIQLCFRILLFKIFNRIDTWELLEREFGEVRYAPGFVRAYDQVLTRAMAAGKRIYSPAYIMPSGGKLNKTGRKHRMHLDLLARMITDHLPQKLIEAGSMQEAFSLLLGYPTIGDFLAYQYVTDLNYSPLLNFDEMHFVVPGPGALNGIAKCFADFGGLTEVDLIKIVAERQEAEFTQRGLKFQSLWGRKLQLIDCQNLFCEVDKYSRVAHPEFGSGGRTRIKQRFSPHSAPISYWFPPKWKINERITLRPMVPHDSLL, encoded by the coding sequence ATGCCTACAACTGCTCGAAGAAACCTCGCCTCTTTCACGCCACCACGACCGAACATTTTGGTTCACCTTTCGCCGGCCAAACCGACCGTCGTTTACGATACTTATTGGAAATTCAGCACCGAGCGGCAACGGATTTTCTTCGCGCGAATCGCCGGCCAGCCTGCACCTTGGACGGACGACCCCGTGCTCCAGGCGCACAAATTCACAAACGCCTACCGGGCCTCTGACCGAGTCAGCCAATATCTCATCCGTTCGGTGATTTACCGCGGAGACCAAGATCCCATTCAGCTTTGTTTCCGCATCCTGCTTTTCAAGATCTTCAACCGGATCGACACTTGGGAACTATTGGAGCGCGAATTTGGCGAAGTTCGTTATGCGCCGGGCTTCGTTCGCGCCTACGATCAAGTGCTGACGCGCGCCATGGCGGCAGGGAAGCGGATTTATTCTCCGGCCTATATCATGCCCTCCGGTGGAAAACTGAACAAGACTGGGCGGAAGCACCGTATGCACCTTGATCTGCTCGCCCGGATGATCACTGACCATCTTCCTCAAAAACTCATTGAGGCCGGCTCCATGCAAGAAGCGTTCTCCCTGCTTCTGGGCTACCCAACCATCGGCGACTTCCTGGCCTATCAATACGTCACAGACCTCAACTATAGCCCGTTGCTGAATTTCGATGAGATGCACTTCGTTGTGCCCGGCCCGGGCGCACTTAATGGCATCGCTAAATGCTTTGCGGACTTCGGCGGACTGACGGAAGTAGACCTCATCAAGATTGTCGCTGAGCGCCAAGAGGCAGAATTCACCCAGCGCGGCTTGAAATTCCAATCTCTGTGGGGTCGAAAACTGCAGCTCATCGACTGCCAGAACCTCTTTTGCGAGGTAGATAAGTATTCACGCGTGGCGCATCCCGAATTCGGCAGTGGTGGGCGCACACGCATCAAGCAGCGCTTCTCGCCACATAGTGCCCCCATTTCCTACTGGTTCCCGCCGAAGTGGAAGATCAATGAGCGCATCACGCTCCGACCCATGGTGCCGCATGATTCACTCCTTTGA
- a CDS encoding thymidylate synthase — protein sequence MIHSFEGNTADEAWREAALALLQGPDTTVQESRVGKTRELLHVALQIKDPRQRWIVSRRDALNVAFALAEVIWILEGRNDARFLVYFNRKLTHYAGDAPVYHGAYGERLRKRFGLDQLRRATSALRGNPQSRQVVLQIWSSEDDLPHIDGQPVSADIPCNLVSMLKVRGGRLDWTQVMRSNDAYRGTPHNIVQFTCLQEVIAGWLGVGLGTYTHWSDSLHFYEDSLQSSPVAPVQATVHMNTDTLSLPEAEFDRIWPSVMRLAEAITDETHSSKQLMEMLAQTALPLGWANIVRILLAEGLRRRRAINDIPAVVESVSNPALKDLWARWFVRVGSP from the coding sequence ATGATTCACTCCTTTGAAGGCAACACGGCGGACGAGGCCTGGCGCGAAGCGGCCCTCGCCCTCCTACAAGGTCCCGACACCACCGTCCAAGAAAGCCGGGTGGGGAAGACGCGTGAATTGCTGCACGTTGCCTTGCAGATTAAGGATCCTCGCCAGCGATGGATCGTCTCACGAAGAGATGCCCTAAACGTCGCCTTTGCCCTCGCGGAAGTGATCTGGATACTCGAAGGTCGCAACGACGCCCGCTTCCTGGTTTATTTCAACCGAAAGCTAACTCACTATGCTGGAGATGCACCGGTTTATCACGGCGCATACGGTGAGCGGCTACGAAAACGATTCGGTCTCGATCAATTGAGACGGGCGACCAGTGCCTTGCGCGGTAATCCCCAGAGCCGTCAAGTCGTGCTGCAGATTTGGAGCAGCGAGGATGATCTCCCGCACATTGACGGACAACCGGTTTCGGCAGACATCCCTTGCAACCTGGTTTCGATGCTCAAGGTGCGCGGGGGACGCCTTGATTGGACACAAGTCATGCGCAGCAATGACGCTTACCGCGGGACTCCGCACAATATCGTGCAGTTCACATGCCTCCAAGAAGTGATTGCCGGGTGGCTCGGCGTTGGGCTGGGCACCTATACGCACTGGAGCGATAGCCTCCACTTCTACGAGGACAGCCTTCAAAGCAGCCCAGTGGCTCCAGTCCAAGCTACTGTGCATATGAACACAGATACTCTCAGCCTTCCCGAGGCGGAATTCGACCGCATCTGGCCATCGGTAATGCGTCTCGCCGAGGCGATCACTGATGAAACGCATTCCAGCAAGCAGCTCATGGAGATGCTGGCGCAGACAGCTCTTCCGCTCGGCTGGGCTAACATTGTCCGCATTCTGTTGGCCGAAGGCCTCCGTCGCCGTCGAGCGATCAACGATATTCCCGCCGTCGTTGAAAGCGTCAGCAATCCAGCACTAAAGGATCTCTGGGCCCGATGGTTTGTTAGGGTGGGATCGCCCTAG
- a CDS encoding efflux RND transporter permease subunit, which translates to MNLPALCIRRPVMTTLLTAALTIFGVMAYKLLPVSDLPNVDFPTIQVSASLPGATPETMASAVATVLEQQFSTIAGIDSMTSTSGLGSTSITLQFSLERSIDGAAQDVQAAIAAVQRRLPNDMPAPPSFRKTNPADQPIIYLALSSPTLPLSIVDEYAETTLAQRISTIDGIAQVQVYGAQKYALRVQLDPRALAAKGIALDDVRAALAAHNVNLPTGVLDGNRQAMTILATGQLAGSGEFSKIVVAYRNGAPVRLGELAKVIDSVQDIHVASWYYRGARGDRSVILAVQKQPGTNTVEVVDRVRKLLPAFRSQLPASVELNILADRSQTVRESVNDVQFTLTLAIILVVLVIFVFLRNLRATVIPGVAIPMALCGTFITMYFSGYTLDNLSLLALTLSVGFVVDDAIVMLENIVRYTEQGMPVREAAFKGSAEIGFTILSMTLSLVAVFIPVLFMGGILGRLLHEFAVTITAAILVSGVVSLTLTPMLCSRFLQPHRAGEVERHGRLYQVFENLFNGMRDFYGRTLRIALRHRLVTVGIAGLMAVLTVLVARVLPTGFIPTDDTGQIFAFTEAAQDVSFAELVRHQQAAAAIVAKNPYVDTFMSAIGGGPTGTTGNQGRIFMLLKPRNQRPHAAVIVQQLRQELSVIPGLRVFPQLLPPIRLGGTLTKALYQFTLFGSDLTELYAAAQKMEGKMRGLSDLQDVNSDLQISNPQLRVDINRDRAAALGVTPAQIEDALYSAYGTRQVSTIYTPTNQYYVIMETAPEFQKNTESLSLIYIRNRNGKLVPLDTVAALRREVGPLTVNHLGQLPAVTISFNLRPGYSLGEAAVAIGDLARRELPATISYGFQGSAQAFASSLQGLGLLLIMAVLVIYVVLGILYEDFIHPLTILSGLPAASFGALFTLWAFREELNVMGYVGVILLIGIVKKNAIMMIDFAIAKEKEQGAAFHAQEAITEACLVRFRPIMMTTFAALAGAIPIALGLGAGADSRRPLGLAVVGGLLVSQMLTLYITPVIYIYMDRFSHWLAHKRGRPAPVGLPVPVAK; encoded by the coding sequence ATGAACCTGCCCGCCCTTTGCATCCGCCGGCCCGTGATGACCACGCTGCTCACCGCGGCGCTGACCATCTTCGGCGTCATGGCCTACAAGCTCCTGCCGGTCTCCGACCTGCCCAACGTCGACTTCCCGACCATCCAGGTCAGCGCCAGCCTGCCCGGCGCGACGCCCGAAACCATGGCCAGCGCCGTGGCGACGGTGCTCGAGCAGCAGTTCTCCACCATCGCCGGCATCGACTCGATGACGTCGACCAGCGGCCTTGGTTCGACCTCCATCACGCTGCAGTTCTCGCTCGAGCGCAGCATCGACGGCGCGGCCCAGGACGTGCAGGCCGCGATTGCGGCCGTGCAGCGACGGCTTCCGAACGACATGCCCGCGCCGCCCTCCTTCCGGAAAACCAACCCCGCCGACCAGCCGATCATCTACCTGGCGCTGAGTTCGCCCACGCTGCCGCTGTCCATCGTCGACGAATACGCCGAGACCACCCTGGCCCAGCGGATTTCCACGATCGACGGCATCGCCCAGGTGCAGGTCTACGGCGCGCAGAAATACGCGCTCCGGGTCCAGCTCGACCCCCGCGCCCTCGCGGCGAAGGGCATCGCGCTCGACGACGTGCGCGCCGCGCTCGCCGCGCACAACGTGAACCTGCCGACCGGCGTCCTCGACGGCAACCGCCAGGCGATGACCATCCTTGCCACCGGGCAGCTCGCGGGCAGCGGGGAATTTTCCAAGATCGTCGTCGCCTACCGCAACGGTGCGCCGGTCCGTCTCGGCGAGCTGGCGAAGGTCATCGACAGCGTGCAGGACATCCACGTGGCCAGCTGGTATTACCGGGGGGCCCGGGGCGACCGTTCGGTCATCCTCGCGGTGCAGAAACAGCCGGGCACGAACACGGTCGAGGTCGTCGACCGGGTGCGCAAGCTGCTGCCGGCGTTCCGGTCCCAGCTGCCGGCTTCCGTCGAGCTCAACATCCTCGCGGACCGCTCGCAGACCGTGCGCGAGTCGGTGAACGACGTGCAGTTCACCCTCACCCTGGCCATCATCCTCGTGGTGCTGGTCATCTTCGTCTTCCTGCGCAACCTCCGCGCGACCGTCATCCCGGGCGTCGCCATCCCGATGGCCCTGTGCGGCACCTTCATCACGATGTATTTTTCCGGCTATACGCTGGATAACCTCTCGCTGCTCGCCCTCACCCTGTCGGTCGGCTTCGTGGTCGACGATGCGATCGTCATGCTCGAGAACATCGTCCGCTACACCGAGCAGGGCATGCCGGTGCGGGAAGCCGCCTTCAAGGGCTCCGCCGAGATCGGCTTCACCATCCTCTCGATGACGCTGTCGCTCGTCGCCGTGTTCATCCCCGTGCTGTTCATGGGCGGCATCCTCGGCCGGCTGCTGCACGAGTTCGCCGTCACCATCACCGCGGCCATCCTGGTCTCGGGCGTGGTGTCGCTGACGCTGACGCCGATGCTTTGCAGCCGTTTCCTGCAGCCGCACCGGGCGGGCGAGGTGGAGCGGCACGGCCGGCTCTACCAGGTTTTTGAGAATCTGTTCAACGGCATGCGGGACTTCTACGGGCGCACGCTGCGGATCGCGCTGCGCCACCGGCTGGTCACGGTCGGCATCGCCGGCCTGATGGCCGTGCTGACGGTCCTCGTGGCGCGCGTGTTGCCCACCGGGTTCATCCCCACGGACGACACGGGCCAGATCTTCGCCTTCACCGAGGCGGCGCAGGATGTCTCATTCGCCGAGTTGGTGCGCCACCAGCAGGCGGCCGCGGCCATCGTGGCCAAGAATCCCTACGTGGACACCTTCATGTCGGCCATCGGCGGCGGGCCGACGGGGACCACCGGCAACCAGGGGCGCATCTTCATGCTGCTCAAGCCGCGCAACCAGCGGCCGCACGCGGCCGTGATCGTGCAGCAGCTGCGCCAGGAGCTGTCGGTCATCCCCGGCCTGCGCGTTTTCCCCCAGCTCCTGCCCCCCATCCGGCTGGGCGGCACGCTGACCAAGGCGCTCTACCAGTTCACGCTGTTCGGCAGCGACCTGACGGAACTCTATGCCGCGGCGCAGAAAATGGAGGGAAAGATGCGCGGGCTCTCCGATCTGCAGGACGTGAACTCCGACCTGCAGATTTCCAATCCGCAGCTGCGCGTCGACATCAACCGCGACCGCGCCGCCGCCCTCGGCGTCACGCCGGCGCAGATCGAGGACGCACTCTACAGCGCCTACGGCACCCGCCAGGTCTCCACCATCTATACGCCGACCAACCAGTATTACGTGATCATGGAAACGGCGCCCGAATTCCAGAAGAACACCGAATCGCTCTCCCTGATCTACATCCGCAACCGGAACGGCAAGCTGGTCCCCCTTGACACCGTCGCCGCGCTGCGCCGCGAGGTCGGCCCGCTGACCGTCAACCACCTTGGCCAGCTGCCGGCGGTCACGATCTCCTTCAACCTTCGGCCCGGTTATTCGCTCGGCGAAGCGGCGGTTGCGATCGGCGACCTGGCCCGCCGGGAACTCCCCGCGACCATCAGCTACGGATTCCAGGGCTCGGCGCAGGCCTTCGCCTCGTCGCTCCAGGGCCTCGGGTTGCTGCTCATCATGGCGGTGCTCGTGATTTACGTGGTGCTCGGCATTCTTTATGAGGATTTCATCCATCCGCTGACGATTCTTTCGGGTTTGCCCGCGGCGAGCTTCGGCGCGCTGTTCACGCTCTGGGCCTTCCGGGAGGAGCTGAATGTCATGGGTTACGTCGGCGTCATCCTGCTCATCGGCATCGTGAAGAAGAACGCCATCATGATGATCGATTTCGCCATCGCGAAGGAGAAGGAGCAGGGGGCGGCCTTCCACGCGCAGGAGGCCATCACCGAGGCCTGTCTCGTGCGGTTCCGGCCGATCATGATGACGACCTTTGCGGCGCTGGCGGGCGCCATTCCCATCGCCCTCGGGCTCGGCGCGGGCGCCGACTCGCGCCGGCCGCTCGGCCTCGCCGTGGTGGGCGGCCTGCTTGTCTCGCAGATGCTCACCCTCTACATCACGCCGGTCATCTACATCTACATGGACCGGTTCAGTCATTGGCTGGCGCACAAGCGCGGTCGCCCGGCCCCGGTGGGGTTGCCGGTTCCCGTGGCCAAGTGA